DNA from Bradyrhizobium diazoefficiens USDA 110:
CCGACGGCGAAACGGGTTTTCGCGCGCGTGGCGAGCTCGCGGGCGGTCTTGTTGTCGCCGCGCAAGTAGGCGGCCTGCGCCGACGCGAGATCCGCCTCGGCATAATCTCCCTTCCGGCCATAGGCCATCGCGAGCTGGGTATAGCCGAGCGGCGCCTCGGGCTCCCGCGCCACCGCGGCGCGGAGAATCCGAACGGCATCGTCGGTGTAGGCCTTATTATCGGTTCCAACCAGAGCCTGCCCAAGTAACATCTCGATGAGGGGCGAGTTGCTCGATAGCGCGACGGCCTTGCGCAGGGCAGGGATCGCCTCGGCCGGCTTGCCGCTCTCGAGCAGGGCCTGGCCGCGCACCTCGTAGAAGTACGGGTTGTTCGGCTGGACCTGGATCAGTGCGTCGATCTGGGCGAGCGCGCTGCGCAGATCGCCGTGCAGATAGGTGCTGATGGCGCGGGCGTAGCGTGCCGGCAAGCTGTCGTTGGTCTGGGGATAACGACGGTACACCGTCTCCGGCCGCTCCATGAAGGCGGAGATCTTGGCGCGCACCATATCGTGGCGGAGCTGGAGTGCGGGATCGTCCTTCTTGTCCCAATAGGGGCTGGAGCTGGCGAACTCCTGGAGCGAGGCGACGCGTTCGGCGGGCATCGGGTGCGACTGGAGATAGGGATCGGCGCCGCGCGCTGCGAACAGGCTCTCGCTGGTGAAGCGCTTGAAGGTCTCGTACATGCCCTTCGGCGACTGCTGGGTCGCGGTCAGGA
Protein-coding regions in this window:
- a CDS encoding M48 family metalloprotease, with product MLLQIALRKKASALTAVVTAAAIALLPLPAAQAQQKGPPVLRDTETEQLLREYTRPILRAAGLEKQNIQMVIINDGSFNAFVADGRRIFVNYGAILQSETPNQIIGVLAHETGHLAGGHLSKLREQLASAQTQMIIAMLLGAGAIAAGSARGGNAGNNGLANAGAAAIAGPQEMIRRTLLSYQRQQEENADRAGVKFLTATQQSPKGMYETFKRFTSESLFAARGADPYLQSHPMPAERVASLQEFASSSPYWDKKDDPALQLRHDMVRAKISAFMERPETVYRRYPQTNDSLPARYARAISTYLHGDLRSALAQIDALIQVQPNNPYFYEVRGQALLESGKPAEAIPALRKAVALSSNSPLIEMLLGQALVGTDNKAYTDDAVRILRAAVAREPEAPLGYTQLAMAYGRKGDYAEADLASAQAAYLRGDNKTARELATRAKTRFAVGTPGWVKADDIVAAKPPRN